ACATCCACGCGCGGATGGCTTGGATTAGCTGCCATGAGGTTGCTTGCCACCAATGTTAGATCCAGAATGTTTACTTTTCTATCTTCATTGACATCTCCGATTGAAGGTAACTGGATTGTCCCAATTCTTCCATTTCTGGTTGCAACCGCCAATGGCACTCCTGCACTATCGGAGAGTATTACATCTATTAATTTAATAGTAGAATCTTTGATCTCAATCACCTCAAAAGTTAACGTGGCAAGTGTGCCTTCATTCTCGGAAGCAGCACCTGCTTTGGATGTGGCTATGAGATGGACTTCCTCATTAGTAATTATAGGTGGGATAACAAAGACACTCACTGGCAAGTAATCCGCATTGGTACTCTTGACATAGCGGAGCGCGGTTGGATCAAAACCTACGGTCAGTTCATATCCTGAAATGTTCTGACCATCTGCTATCTGAACATTCATAATTATCTGCTCACCGACTGTAAGTGGCTCAGTTTGTGGAAATACTATATGGACAATAGCTTGGCCATAACTCATCACCGTTAAACCAAAGCACATCACAATCACCAATAGTGGAAAAAGTAGGTTACTCTCGAAAAGTTGTTTCATAAAAATTATTTCTCTTCAGAAGATAGGGGTGTAAGATTGTTCTCACCCGGTACATACAAATACGCATTTCTACCCGTGAAATACTGTGCGTACACGTTTTCCCAATCGCTGTTTGTCAGTTTCCATCGTGGTGCGGGACCGAGCTTAAAATAGACGATGTCCGCTTCTTGTAGACTCTTAAACGGATAATCACCAATCGGCGCGCCTCGATGTCGAGACACGAAAATAACGGCGTTGTGAATGTCTTGCTCCGCTACCATCGGCGGCAGCTTCTGGTAGACATGCCCCCAATTCTGGTATCTTTCCCCAATACGGACATAACTCCACACAGTGTTGACACTGAGTAGCAGAAGGCATACCCCAACAGCAATCGCGAGTCCGCGCCTCTCACGCAGTTTGAATCGTTCATAACAGATAAACATCCCACGCGCTACCAATGGAATAAACGCGAGAAATGTTGATTCGGTGTAGTAGCGTGCGTTCACTGGCGTGTACCCCCATGTTGAACCTTCAAAGTAAAAAAAGGCGTACAGCAACAGATTACCGATAAGTAGGGCAAGGCAGAACACATCGTATCTGTTACGCGAATGGTGGAAGAACGGTATCAGTAGC
This DNA window, taken from Candidatus Poribacteria bacterium, encodes the following:
- a CDS encoding cohesin domain-containing protein, which produces MKQLFESNLLFPLLVIVMCFGLTVMSYGQAIVHIVFPQTEPLTVGEQIIMNVQIADGQNISGYELTVGFDPTALRYVKSTNADYLPVSVFVIPPIITNEEVHLIATSKAGAASENEGTLATLTFEVIEIKDSTIKLIDVILSDSAGVPLAVATRNGRIGTIQLPSIGDVNEDRKVNILDLTLVASNLMAANPSHPRVDVNEDGIVNILDLVLVGQHLDAIGGNRIPEIRVIPVNSEVNLEESAVAARPPIDFDAEKAAIQELYSAFYEAFNDNDIGAIGETFDT